CCAGCCTGCTTTTGGCCGCGGGCGCCCAGGTCCTGGGGCCCGGGCTCACCGCTTTCACGGTCACCGGACCCCACACCGCCCCCGGCGAGCTGGCCCATGCCGTGGCCCTGGCCCAGCGGCTGGGGGTGCGCCACCGGGTGCGGCTCTTTGACCCCCTGGCCTTGCCGGCCTTTCAGCAAAATACCCGGGAGCGCTGCTATGTCTGCAAGCAGGCGGTCATCGCCCTGGCCTGGGAGTTGGCGGCCAAGCTGGGGGCCGAGGCGGTCTGGGACGGCACCAATGTGGATGACTTGAGGGATTTCCGCCCCGGATTCAGGGCCGTCCGGGAAGGCGGGGTGGCAAGCCCCCTGCTGATGGCGGGCCTGGGGAAAGCGGCCATCCGCCGCTTGAGCGCCGCCTTGGGTCTGCCGGCGGCTCGGCCCTCGCAAAGCTGCCTGGCCACCCGCTTCCCCTACAATACGCCCCTCACCGCGGCCGACTTGGCCAAGGTG
The sequence above is a segment of the Desulfobaccales bacterium genome. Coding sequences within it:
- the larE gene encoding ATP-dependent sacrificial sulfur transferase LarE, with protein sequence MLGYLQGWRRAVLLFSGGLDSSLLLAAGAQVLGPGLTAFTVTGPHTAPGELAHAVALAQRLGVRHRVRLFDPLALPAFQQNTRERCYVCKQAVIALAWELAAKLGAEAVWDGTNVDDLRDFRPGFRAVREGGVASPLLMAGLGKAAIRRLSAALGLPAARPSQSCLATRFPYNTPLTAADLAKVGRLEAWLAARGFPAVRLRVQGAGVRLELPPERWSDFLSSPVRTAFTACLAREGWHHFELAALRPTA